From Chionomys nivalis chromosome 21, mChiNiv1.1, whole genome shotgun sequence, a single genomic window includes:
- the LOC130863410 gene encoding olfactory receptor 2B11-like, whose amino-acid sequence MAIINESYPEEFILLGFSDHPWLELPLFIILLITYPTALIGNIAIILVSSLEPHLHSPMYFFLTNLSFLDMCYTTSIVPQMLFNLRSSRKTISYIGCVVQLYVFHIMGGTECLLLAIMSFDRYVAICRPLHYTLIMNQRVCILLVSIMWLTGVIFAFSEATLTLQLPLCGIDRLDHLLCEIPVLIKTACGEKEANELALSVVCIFILAVPLCLILASYVNIGCAVLRIKSSEGRRKAFGTCSSHLIVVSLFYGPAISMYLQPSSSIARDQPKFMALFYAVITPTLNPFIYTLRNKDVKGALKKLLRSIFTSN is encoded by the coding sequence ATGGCAATAATCAATGAAAGCTATCCAGAAGAATTCATTCTACTGGGCTTTTCTGATCATCCATGGCTGGAACTCCCTCTCTTCATTATTCTTCTGATAACATACCCTACAGCTTTGATTGGGAACATTGCCATAATTCTTGTATCCTCCTTAGAACCCCATCTTCACAGccccatgtatttcttcctcacAAATCTCTCCTTTCTGGACATGTGCTACACCACAAGCATTGTGCCTCAGATGCTGTTTAATCTTAGAAGCTCTAGAAAGACCATTAGTTACATTGGATGTGTTGTTCAGCTTTATGTCTTTCACATAATGGGAGGCACAGAATGTTTGCTTTTGGCTATTATGTCCTTTGATCGCTATGTGGCTATCTGCAGACCTCTCCACTACACTCTCATCATGAATCAACGAGTTTGTATATTGTTAGTGTCTATTATGTGGCTAACTGGTGTGATCTTTGCTTTTTCAGAGGCTACACTTACATTACAATTGCCACTGTGTGGCATTGATAGACTGGATCACTTACTGTGTGAGATTCCAGTTCTCATAAAGACAGCCTGTGGTGAAAAAGAGGCTAATGAGCTGGCACTTTCCGTGGTATGCATTTTCATATTGGCTGTTCCTCTGTGCTTAATTCTTGCTTCTTATGTTAATATTGGATGTGCAGTACTCAGAATTAAATCTtctgaaggaaggagaaaggcttTTGGGACATGTTCCTCTCATCTTAttgtagtttctttattttatggtcCAGCCATTAGCATGTACCTTCAGCCTTCTTCATCCATCGCAAGGGACCAACCCAAGTTCATGGCTCTCTTTTATGCAGTAATAACTCCTACACTGAATCCCTTCATCTATACCTTAAGGAATAAGGATGTAAAGGGAGCCTTAAAAAAGCTGTTGAGAAGCATTTTCACTTCAAACTGA